One part of the Methyloterricola oryzae genome encodes these proteins:
- a CDS encoding TolC family outer membrane protein, whose protein sequence is MINLRHARPKASGLALALALNFSPARGENLTETYDLALQNDPTLRQSEATRDSVLESIPQSVARLLPNISVSAQMSKNYFNTGTTFIPGQQGFQNFWTSSATLQVTQPIYHHDYWVQLGQADNQVARAEAQYAAEHQNLIVRMARAYFDVLFAEDSLEFAHAERVAIERQLEQAKARFDEGLIAITDVHEAQAGFDLANANEIRAENELDNAREALREIIGQQERPLSHLAPEIPLSTPQPANLDDWNRRAQESNFDIIAAQNTADLAKKAIDLQFAGHLPTLDLVGQAGFSDTNRINGIRYDNEVVGMQVNVPLFAGGSVNSKVRQAEHELSAAKDALDRQRRSVTRLTKDAYRSVLSSISQVKALKAAVTSAQSALEATEAGFEVGTRTMVDVLAEQRNLYRAQRDYAKARYDYIVSSLVLKQSASSLRREDVELVNTWLKR, encoded by the coding sequence GTGATCAACCTGCGGCATGCCAGACCAAAGGCGTCCGGCCTTGCGCTAGCGCTTGCCCTGAACTTTTCTCCGGCCCGTGGCGAAAATCTGACGGAAACCTATGACCTAGCCCTGCAAAACGACCCGACGTTGCGCCAGTCGGAGGCCACGCGCGATTCCGTGCTCGAATCCATACCGCAGAGCGTTGCGCGGCTCTTGCCCAACATCAGCGTCTCTGCGCAGATGAGCAAGAATTACTTCAACACAGGTACCACCTTCATTCCAGGACAGCAGGGCTTTCAGAATTTCTGGACCAGTTCCGCCACCTTGCAGGTGACCCAACCCATCTACCATCACGACTACTGGGTACAGTTGGGCCAAGCGGATAACCAGGTCGCGCGGGCAGAAGCCCAGTACGCGGCGGAACACCAGAATCTCATCGTACGCATGGCGCGGGCCTATTTCGATGTACTCTTCGCCGAAGACAGTCTGGAATTCGCCCACGCCGAACGCGTAGCCATCGAGCGGCAATTGGAACAGGCCAAGGCGCGCTTCGACGAGGGCCTCATCGCTATCACCGATGTGCACGAAGCACAAGCCGGTTTCGACCTGGCCAATGCCAACGAGATCCGGGCAGAGAATGAATTGGACAACGCCCGCGAGGCTTTGCGGGAGATCATTGGCCAACAGGAACGCCCGCTCTCGCACCTTGCTCCGGAAATTCCGCTGAGCACGCCCCAGCCCGCCAATCTGGATGACTGGAACCGCCGCGCCCAGGAGAGCAATTTCGACATCATCGCGGCCCAGAATACGGCAGATCTGGCCAAGAAAGCCATCGACCTGCAGTTTGCGGGTCACCTGCCCACTCTGGATCTCGTCGGCCAGGCCGGTTTTTCCGACACCAACCGCATTAACGGGATACGCTACGACAACGAAGTCGTGGGCATGCAGGTGAATGTGCCGCTGTTTGCCGGTGGATCCGTGAATTCCAAGGTGCGCCAGGCCGAGCACGAGCTTTCCGCCGCGAAGGATGCCTTGGACCGGCAGCGGCGCAGCGTCACGCGGCTAACCAAGGATGCCTACCGAAGCGTGCTGTCCTCCATCAGTCAGGTCAAAGCCTTGAAGGCGGCAGTCACATCGGCACAGAGTGCGCTGGAAGCTACCGAGGCGGGATTTGAGGTAGGTACACGGACCATGGTCGATGTATTGGCGGAGCAGCGCAATCTGTATCGTGCTCAACGTGATTATGCCAAGGCACGCTATGATTACATCGTCAGCAGCCTGGTTCTGAAACAGTCCGCCAGCAGCCTTCGGCGGGAAGACGTGGAACTGGTGAACACCTGGCTGAAGCGCTGA